A genomic window from Sphingobacterium sp. BN32 includes:
- a CDS encoding acetyl-CoA C-acyltransferase: protein MEAYIVAGYRTAVGKAPRGGFRFMRADDLAADVIKHLVASVPNLNKEEIDDVIVGNAMPEAEQGLNVGRLISLMGLQTDKVPGVTVNRYCASGLETIATAVAKIKSGMADVIIAGGVEVMSGMPFGGWKIVPNPVVAKENPDWYWGMGLTAEAVAHDYKVSREDQDAFALKSHQKAVAAIKNGHLKDGIVPITVKENYLKDGKMATREYVVDTDEGPRADTTLEALAKLRPVFAADGSVTAGNSSQTSDGAAFVLVMSEAKMKELGLQPIAKLVSYAVAGVPPRIMGIGPIYAIPKALEQAGLKKEDIDLFELNEAFASQSLAVIRELGLDEEKVNVNGGAIALGHPLGCTGAKLTVQVLNELKRQGKKYGMVTMCVGTGQGAAGIFELL from the coding sequence ATGGAAGCATACATTGTAGCAGGATATCGTACAGCGGTGGGGAAGGCCCCTAGAGGTGGTTTTCGCTTTATGCGTGCGGATGATTTGGCGGCTGATGTCATCAAGCATTTGGTGGCCTCTGTTCCAAATTTAAATAAAGAAGAAATCGACGATGTGATCGTCGGGAATGCGATGCCAGAGGCGGAGCAGGGATTAAATGTTGGACGCTTGATCTCTTTGATGGGCTTGCAGACGGATAAGGTTCCGGGGGTGACGGTAAACCGTTATTGTGCATCGGGATTGGAAACTATTGCGACAGCTGTAGCAAAGATTAAGTCGGGTATGGCCGATGTGATTATCGCGGGCGGTGTGGAAGTGATGTCTGGGATGCCTTTTGGCGGCTGGAAGATCGTTCCGAACCCTGTAGTTGCGAAGGAAAATCCGGATTGGTACTGGGGGATGGGTTTAACGGCAGAAGCCGTGGCTCACGACTATAAGGTTTCACGTGAAGATCAAGATGCTTTCGCATTGAAATCGCATCAGAAAGCAGTTGCAGCGATTAAAAATGGTCATCTGAAAGATGGTATTGTGCCGATTACGGTTAAAGAAAACTACTTGAAAGATGGCAAGATGGCAACGCGCGAATATGTCGTGGATACGGATGAAGGTCCTAGAGCGGATACAACTTTGGAGGCATTAGCAAAATTAAGACCTGTATTTGCTGCTGACGGTAGTGTTACGGCGGGTAACTCATCGCAAACATCAGATGGTGCGGCATTCGTACTGGTGATGTCTGAAGCAAAGATGAAAGAATTAGGATTGCAGCCTATCGCGAAATTGGTAAGCTATGCGGTGGCAGGTGTTCCTCCGCGTATTATGGGTATCGGTCCGATCTACGCTATTCCGAAGGCTTTGGAGCAAGCCGGATTAAAGAAAGAAGATATCGACCTATTCGAATTGAATGAGGCATTCGCTTCACAGTCTTTAGCGGTGATTCGCGAATTAGGATTGGATGAGGAAAAAGTGAATGTCAATGGTGGAGCAATAGCATTAGGACACCCGCTGGGTTGTACCGGTGCGAAGTTGACCGTGCAGGTATTGAACGAATTGAAGCGCCAAGGAAAGAAATACGGGATGGTGACGATGTGTGTGGGAACCGGACAGGGAGCAGCTGGTATATTCGAATTACTATAA
- a CDS encoding 3-hydroxyacyl-CoA dehydrogenase/enoyl-CoA hydratase family protein, which translates to MNRNIKKVAVLGSGVMGSRIACHFANIGVEVLLLDIVPRELLPAEEAKGLTFESPLVRNRIVNTSLDTAIKSNPAPLFSKSFAKRISTGNFEDDMHKIAQVDWVIEVVVERLDIKKSVFDQVEKYRKPGTLITSNTSGIPIHLMEEGRSEDFKAHFCGTHFFNPPRYLQLLEIIPTPDTKKEVVDFLLEFGDKMLGKTVVLCKDTPAFIGNRIGVYSMLALTHLVEKMDLTVEEVDKYTGPAMGHPKSATFRTADVVGLDTLVNVANGLAQNAPNDEAKGVFQLPSFITKMVENKWLGEKTKKGFYEKVKDASGNSEILSLNLKTFEYGTQQKVKSSTLEATKAVEDIRKRMKVYEQGTDKAAELFRAMHYPLFEYVSKRVPEITDDFFRIDDAMRAGFGWEIGPFEVWDALGVRETIEKIKKEEKRLPGQDGEVAQWVHDMLAAGFESFYKVENGVRHFYDIASKSYKPIPGTEDLIVLDHIRDTNTIWKNSGVSIIDLGDGIIACEFHTKMNTIGGDVIQGLNKAIDLAEKEYRGLVIGNDGKNFSAGANIGMIFMMAVEQDYDELNMAIRMFQNTSMRIRYSAIPVVVAPFQLALGGGCEFSMHADFVQAHAETYMGLVEFGVGVVPGGGGSKEFALRASDEYKDDQITQNTLKDRFLTVGQAKVSTSAVEAHELGYLETGKYAITMNRARLLADAKAKAIELADAGYIQPAPRNDIKVLGNQGLGIVYVGASSMRAGNYISDHDKKISEKLGWVMCGGDLSAPTEVSEQYLLDLERKAFLELCGERKTLERIQHMLTKGKALRN; encoded by the coding sequence ATGAATAGAAATATTAAGAAAGTAGCTGTATTAGGATCCGGAGTCATGGGGTCACGAATTGCTTGCCACTTTGCTAATATCGGTGTGGAGGTCTTGTTGTTGGACATTGTTCCACGTGAGCTTTTGCCAGCCGAAGAGGCCAAAGGTTTAACCTTCGAAAGTCCATTGGTTCGCAATCGTATTGTGAATACCTCTTTGGACACCGCGATTAAGTCGAACCCTGCGCCCTTATTCAGCAAGTCTTTTGCAAAGCGCATCTCTACCGGTAATTTTGAGGACGATATGCATAAGATTGCTCAGGTAGACTGGGTTATCGAGGTTGTCGTTGAGCGTTTGGATATTAAGAAATCGGTATTTGATCAGGTTGAAAAATACCGTAAGCCGGGCACACTGATTACATCGAATACTTCAGGTATCCCAATCCATTTGATGGAAGAAGGTCGCTCTGAAGATTTTAAAGCACACTTCTGTGGAACCCACTTCTTCAACCCGCCACGCTATTTGCAATTATTAGAGATTATCCCTACGCCTGATACCAAAAAAGAAGTTGTTGATTTCTTATTGGAGTTCGGCGACAAGATGTTAGGTAAAACGGTGGTATTGTGTAAAGATACGCCGGCATTTATCGGTAACCGTATTGGTGTTTACTCCATGCTTGCCTTGACGCATTTGGTGGAGAAAATGGACCTTACGGTAGAAGAGGTTGATAAATATACAGGTCCTGCTATGGGGCACCCTAAATCGGCAACTTTCCGTACGGCGGATGTTGTAGGATTAGATACCTTGGTGAATGTGGCCAATGGATTAGCACAAAATGCGCCTAACGATGAAGCTAAAGGCGTTTTCCAATTGCCATCCTTTATCACCAAAATGGTTGAGAATAAATGGCTGGGCGAGAAAACCAAGAAAGGTTTCTATGAGAAAGTGAAGGATGCGAGTGGAAACTCGGAAATTCTTTCGTTGAACCTGAAGACTTTTGAATACGGTACACAGCAAAAGGTTAAGTCTTCGACGCTAGAGGCCACCAAAGCTGTAGAAGATATCCGCAAGCGTATGAAAGTGTACGAGCAGGGTACAGACAAAGCTGCGGAGTTATTCCGTGCGATGCATTACCCATTGTTCGAATATGTTTCTAAACGCGTTCCTGAGATTACCGACGATTTCTTCCGTATCGATGATGCGATGCGTGCAGGTTTTGGTTGGGAAATTGGTCCGTTTGAAGTATGGGATGCATTAGGCGTACGCGAAACAATAGAAAAAATTAAGAAGGAAGAGAAACGTCTTCCGGGTCAAGATGGCGAAGTTGCTCAATGGGTGCACGATATGTTGGCTGCGGGATTTGAATCTTTTTATAAAGTAGAGAACGGTGTACGTCATTTCTATGATATCGCATCGAAATCTTATAAGCCAATTCCGGGTACTGAGGACTTGATCGTATTGGATCATATTCGTGACACCAACACGATTTGGAAGAACTCAGGTGTATCGATTATCGACCTGGGCGACGGTATTATCGCTTGTGAGTTCCACACGAAGATGAATACTATCGGTGGCGATGTGATCCAAGGATTGAACAAAGCAATCGACCTGGCGGAGAAAGAATACCGCGGATTAGTAATCGGTAATGACGGCAAGAACTTCTCTGCTGGTGCCAATATCGGAATGATCTTCATGATGGCTGTAGAGCAGGATTACGATGAGTTGAATATGGCAATCCGTATGTTCCAAAATACATCGATGAGAATCCGTTATTCAGCGATTCCGGTTGTTGTGGCGCCATTCCAACTTGCATTGGGTGGTGGATGTGAGTTCTCTATGCATGCTGACTTTGTACAGGCACATGCTGAAACCTACATGGGATTGGTAGAATTCGGCGTTGGTGTTGTCCCTGGCGGCGGTGGTTCGAAAGAATTCGCATTGCGCGCTTCAGACGAATACAAAGACGACCAGATTACACAAAATACGCTGAAAGATCGTTTCTTAACGGTTGGTCAAGCTAAAGTATCTACTTCCGCTGTTGAAGCCCACGAATTAGGATACTTAGAGACCGGCAAATACGCGATCACGATGAACCGTGCTCGCCTACTTGCAGACGCGAAAGCAAAAGCAATTGAATTAGCCGATGCAGGTTATATACAACCCGCACCAAGAAATGATATCAAGGTGCTAGGTAACCAAGGTTTAGGGATTGTCTATGTTGGAGCATCCTCTATGCGTGCCGGAAATTACATCTCCGACCACGACAAGAAGATCTCCGAAAAGTTAGGCTGGGTTATGTGTGGTGGCGATTTATCAGCCCCAACAGAAGTATCCGAGCAATACCTTTTGGATCTTGAAAGAAAAGCATTCCTCGAACTTTGCGGCGAGCGCAAAACGTTAGAGCGTATTCAGCATATGTTGACGAAGGGGAAGGCTCTTCGGAATTAA
- a CDS encoding YeiH family protein, producing MSTKPFAISEDWVVVILGLAIIILALSGVIIPKPSFSWADSATLTNKVLSLDNLKIIGAQFGLVYITAILGAILLRKDLKALLIVFPIVMLLTVVALIIAGNETVKNYNLEAVIFSLAIGLIISNCFKLPQWFKDALSTELYVKIGLVLLGTTVIFGDILKAGSLGLIQALLVVVSVWYFAYWVCRKLKIDKEMSLMLSSAVSICGVSAAIATSGAIKGDTKKLSYVISLVLITAIPMMIFMPYLAEWMNLSQEVTGAWLGGSIDTTGAVVASGSLVGEEALKISTIVKFSQNVLLGIAAFFISIYWTYSKSVDDETKKDKPTLKLIWDRFPKFVVGFVFVSLMFSFVVSPEANDMVKDSLKSIQGLWFALAFTSIGLETNFKDLFKQDNKKPLYAFIIAQTFNILVTLIIAMALFN from the coding sequence ATGTCTACTAAACCATTTGCAATATCGGAAGATTGGGTAGTCGTTATTTTAGGACTTGCGATCATTATCCTAGCGCTTTCGGGTGTTATTATTCCAAAACCTTCTTTTAGCTGGGCCGACTCGGCAACATTGACCAATAAGGTGTTGAGCCTTGACAACTTAAAGATTATAGGTGCTCAGTTCGGATTAGTTTATATCACCGCAATCCTCGGCGCGATACTGCTTCGCAAAGACCTCAAAGCATTGCTTATTGTATTCCCCATCGTGATGTTGTTGACCGTAGTCGCATTGATTATTGCAGGAAATGAGACGGTGAAGAATTACAATCTGGAAGCTGTTATCTTTTCCTTAGCCATCGGCTTGATCATCAGCAATTGCTTTAAATTGCCACAGTGGTTCAAGGATGCACTGAGCACAGAACTATATGTTAAGATCGGTCTAGTGTTATTGGGTACTACGGTAATCTTTGGAGATATCTTAAAGGCAGGGTCATTAGGCCTTATCCAGGCGCTATTAGTGGTGGTGTCGGTATGGTATTTTGCCTATTGGGTATGCCGTAAATTGAAAATCGATAAAGAAATGTCGCTGATGTTGTCCAGTGCGGTATCCATCTGTGGGGTGTCGGCAGCAATTGCAACTTCAGGAGCTATTAAAGGCGATACAAAGAAGCTTTCTTATGTCATTTCCTTAGTGCTTATTACGGCTATTCCGATGATGATCTTCATGCCCTATCTTGCGGAATGGATGAATCTTTCGCAGGAAGTAACGGGTGCTTGGCTGGGCGGTAGTATTGATACGACGGGTGCCGTTGTAGCATCAGGCTCATTAGTGGGTGAAGAAGCGTTGAAGATTAGTACCATCGTTAAGTTTTCTCAGAATGTATTATTAGGGATAGCAGCATTTTTCATCAGTATTTATTGGACGTATTCCAAGTCGGTAGATGATGAAACGAAGAAAGATAAACCTACATTAAAGCTTATTTGGGATAGGTTTCCAAAGTTCGTCGTGGGCTTTGTGTTTGTGTCTTTGATGTTCTCATTCGTAGTTTCGCCGGAGGCCAACGATATGGTGAAAGATAGCCTTAAAAGTATTCAAGGCTTGTGGTTTGCACTCGCATTTACCTCTATCGGTCTGGAAACTAACTTCAAAGATCTTTTCAAACAAGATAACAAAAAGCCATTGTACGCATTTATCATTGCGCAGACATTTAACATCCTCGTGACGCTAATTATTGCGATGGCACTCTTCAACTAA
- a CDS encoding acyl-CoA dehydrogenase family protein, which yields MSEEVKNKAIKGGEFVIRETPYTDIFIPEEFDEEAQMIRQTCVDFLDTEVLNKLERIDAQEEGLMQSLMDKAGELGMLGVSIPEEYGGFGKNFNTSMLVADAVGGGFSFAVALSAHTGIGTLPILYYGNAEQKAKYIPKLGTGEWKAAYCLTEPNSGSDANSGRTSAKLNAEGTHYLINGQKMWITNGGFADIYIVFAKIDDDKNLTAFIVEKDFGGITMNPEEHKLGIKGSSTRQIFFNDCSVPVENMLSERENGFKIAVNILNIGRIKLGAATIGSARAVLSTAINYANERVQFNLPISKFGAIRYKIAESAIRLFANESAAYRAGQNIDDAYDALIAGGMDEAKAKLKSVEQFAIECAIIKVWCSEMLDYVVDEGVQIYGGMGYSADAPMERAYRDARINRIFEGTNEVNRLLVIDMLLKRAMKGEIDLMGPATAVAGELMSIPDFGEEDETPFAAEKKIIANLKKAGLMIAGSAVQKLMMSLSKEQEILMNIADIIGYVYVAESALLRAEKLQHTVGGEKAAYAADMAKVYLYSAVDKVNIAGKEALYSFAEGDELNMMLVGLRRFTKAQPFNVKDARQRIAKKLIEENKYCF from the coding sequence ATGTCTGAAGAAGTAAAAAATAAAGCAATTAAGGGAGGTGAGTTCGTAATCCGTGAAACACCTTATACTGATATATTCATTCCAGAAGAATTCGATGAAGAGGCGCAGATGATTCGCCAAACATGTGTCGATTTCTTAGATACTGAAGTGTTGAACAAACTTGAGCGCATTGATGCGCAAGAGGAAGGATTGATGCAAAGCCTGATGGACAAAGCGGGTGAGCTAGGTATGTTGGGGGTATCTATTCCGGAAGAATATGGAGGTTTTGGAAAGAATTTCAATACTTCCATGTTGGTAGCTGATGCGGTAGGTGGTGGATTCTCCTTCGCAGTAGCCTTGTCAGCACATACAGGTATCGGGACTTTACCAATCCTTTACTATGGAAATGCGGAGCAGAAAGCGAAGTATATTCCTAAATTGGGTACTGGTGAATGGAAAGCAGCGTACTGCTTGACAGAGCCTAACTCGGGTTCTGATGCCAACTCAGGTCGGACATCCGCTAAATTAAATGCCGAAGGAACGCATTATTTGATCAATGGTCAGAAGATGTGGATCACAAACGGTGGCTTTGCTGATATCTATATCGTATTCGCGAAGATTGATGACGATAAAAACCTAACGGCATTTATCGTAGAGAAAGACTTCGGCGGTATTACCATGAACCCTGAAGAGCATAAATTAGGTATCAAAGGTTCTTCGACGCGCCAGATCTTCTTTAACGATTGTTCGGTTCCTGTAGAAAACATGTTATCTGAGCGCGAGAATGGATTCAAGATTGCGGTTAACATTTTAAATATTGGTCGTATTAAGTTAGGTGCTGCGACGATTGGTTCTGCTCGTGCGGTATTATCGACGGCTATCAACTATGCTAACGAACGCGTACAGTTCAACTTGCCTATTTCCAAATTCGGTGCTATTCGTTATAAGATTGCGGAGTCTGCCATTCGTTTGTTTGCGAACGAGTCTGCGGCTTACCGTGCCGGACAGAATATTGATGATGCCTATGATGCGTTAATTGCTGGCGGAATGGACGAAGCGAAAGCGAAGTTGAAGTCTGTAGAGCAGTTTGCGATCGAATGTGCGATCATTAAAGTGTGGTGTTCGGAGATGTTAGACTACGTGGTAGACGAGGGTGTTCAGATTTATGGTGGTATGGGTTATTCGGCCGATGCACCGATGGAACGTGCATACCGCGATGCTCGTATCAACCGTATCTTCGAGGGTACCAACGAGGTGAACCGCTTATTGGTAATCGATATGTTGTTGAAACGTGCGATGAAAGGTGAGATTGATTTAATGGGGCCTGCAACAGCGGTAGCTGGCGAATTGATGTCTATTCCAGACTTCGGCGAAGAGGATGAGACTCCATTTGCTGCAGAGAAGAAAATCATCGCTAACCTGAAAAAGGCAGGTTTGATGATCGCAGGATCAGCAGTGCAGAAACTAATGATGTCTTTGTCTAAAGAACAAGAAATCCTGATGAATATCGCTGATATCATTGGATATGTATATGTGGCTGAATCAGCATTATTGCGCGCAGAAAAATTACAACACACCGTAGGTGGTGAAAAGGCAGCTTACGCAGCGGATATGGCGAAAGTATACTTATACTCAGCTGTTGACAAAGTAAATATTGCAGGTAAAGAAGCTTTGTACTCTTTCGCTGAAGGAGATGAATTAAACATGATGTTGGTTGGTCTTCGTCGCTTTACAAAAGCACAACCATTCAATGTGAAAGATGCTCGTCAGCGAATTGCTAAAAAGCTTATCGAAGAAAATAAATACTGTTTCTAG
- a CDS encoding NAD(P)/FAD-dependent oxidoreductase — translation MDAYDAIVVGSGPNGFAAAILLQQQGLQTLLIEGADTLGGGMRTKEITLPGFKHDICSAIHPMALASPFLSTLPLAEHGLQFVFAPNEVAHPLDTEHAAILHRDLEQTALGLGKDSSAYKVLFEPFVKQWDDLSQAVLGPLRFPRNPMLMAKFGLKALPSAAMMAKTFETTEAKALWAGLCAHGIQPLENLTTAAIGIMLGTVGHRFGWPMALGGSQAVADALASYFKAIGGNIQTDYWVDDVNHLPKHKVLLLDMTPKQVLNIKGLALRTGYRNQLKAYRQGLGVFKMDWALSDPIPFRNAAVMQSSTVHLGGTYEEIARAEYHTAQGRIPDAPYVLLSQQSLFDSTRAPAGKHTAWAYCHVPHGSTADCTKIIENQIERFAPGFKDTILAKHTFNTQQMESYNPNYVGGDINGGIMDFAQLYTRPSFSLTPYRTSNKNVYIASSSTPPGGGVHGMCGFHAARIALEDHFNVKITL, via the coding sequence TTGGACGCATATGATGCTATCGTTGTAGGTTCTGGGCCGAATGGCTTTGCTGCTGCTATTTTATTGCAGCAACAGGGACTTCAAACTTTATTGATTGAGGGCGCTGATACGCTTGGTGGTGGGATGCGGACGAAGGAAATCACACTTCCTGGATTTAAACATGATATCTGTTCTGCCATTCATCCCATGGCATTAGCTTCTCCTTTTCTTTCTACCTTGCCCTTAGCCGAGCACGGTCTTCAGTTTGTCTTTGCACCAAATGAAGTGGCCCATCCTTTGGATACAGAGCATGCTGCCATTTTACATCGCGATCTTGAGCAAACGGCTCTCGGATTAGGTAAGGACAGCAGCGCTTATAAAGTGCTATTCGAGCCTTTTGTGAAGCAATGGGATGATCTATCGCAGGCAGTACTTGGACCCCTAAGATTCCCTCGCAATCCGATGCTGATGGCAAAGTTTGGACTAAAAGCTTTGCCTTCGGCGGCAATGATGGCGAAGACCTTCGAAACTACCGAAGCGAAGGCTTTGTGGGCGGGGCTTTGCGCCCATGGCATACAACCCTTAGAGAATCTGACGACAGCCGCCATTGGAATAATGTTAGGGACGGTAGGACATCGCTTCGGCTGGCCCATGGCCCTTGGTGGCTCCCAAGCTGTCGCCGACGCGCTAGCGTCTTATTTTAAGGCAATAGGAGGAAACATTCAAACCGACTATTGGGTAGATGACGTGAATCACTTGCCCAAACACAAAGTCTTACTGTTGGATATGACTCCGAAGCAAGTCTTAAATATCAAAGGATTGGCGTTAAGAACGGGCTATAGAAACCAGTTGAAAGCTTATCGGCAGGGTTTGGGTGTGTTTAAGATGGATTGGGCATTGTCCGATCCTATTCCTTTTCGCAATGCGGCGGTGATGCAGTCTTCGACCGTGCATCTGGGCGGCACTTATGAAGAAATTGCGCGTGCGGAATATCATACGGCGCAGGGACGTATTCCCGATGCACCCTATGTGCTATTATCTCAACAAAGCCTGTTCGATTCAACACGTGCACCCGCCGGGAAACATACGGCATGGGCATACTGCCATGTTCCACATGGATCAACGGCGGATTGTACAAAAATCATAGAAAACCAGATCGAGCGTTTCGCACCTGGATTCAAAGATACCATCTTGGCGAAGCATACTTTCAATACGCAGCAAATGGAAAGCTATAATCCAAACTATGTCGGCGGAGATATCAACGGAGGGATTATGGATTTCGCTCAACTCTACACCCGACCAAGCTTTTCCTTAACCCCCTATAGAACTTCAAATAAGAACGTATATATAGCATCCTCTTCAACGCCTCCAGGCGGAGGTGTGCATGGCATGTGTGGATTCCACGCCGCAAGAATAGCCTTGGAGGATCATTTTAATGTTAAAATCACCCTATAA
- a CDS encoding MarR family winged helix-turn-helix transcriptional regulator, with the protein MSQDNTIDYFLKTAWQTVANKYNVIASQHGFTQAAGYILINIHREGTPVSQIANSTGVKTTSLSRVLNNLESLGFIYRETSDTDKRSVKVYLTELGREKRGIAKDVVREFNEFLNNSFTDRERTTLIKALAKINELALNYAPEKKEAQTVIK; encoded by the coding sequence ATGAGCCAAGATAACACCATAGATTATTTTTTGAAGACAGCCTGGCAAACGGTTGCTAACAAATATAATGTCATTGCTTCGCAGCATGGCTTCACTCAAGCTGCTGGATATATTTTGATCAATATACATCGGGAGGGTACTCCGGTTTCGCAGATTGCCAATTCGACGGGTGTGAAGACGACATCTTTATCACGCGTTTTAAATAACCTGGAAAGCTTAGGCTTTATCTACAGAGAGACGAGCGATACGGATAAGCGTTCGGTTAAGGTTTATTTAACGGAGCTGGGCAGAGAGAAGCGTGGTATTGCCAAGGATGTGGTTAGGGAGTTTAACGAGTTTTTGAACAACTCCTTTACAGACAGAGAACGGACAACATTAATTAAGGCTTTAGCGAAGATTAATGAATTAGCATTAAACTATGCGCCAGAAAAAAAAGAAGCGCAGACAGTCATAAAATAG
- a CDS encoding lipocalin family protein, which yields MKAMKFLYILFALCIFTSCEKDEDKTEDSPIVGTWQVVNYERKTGVNGTWAPVSDLSCRLQEKQTYSADGQFSQTSGACAGANTGISGTWKLSSNQSTVTYTYTKYTGDFPRTVEKLNASDLVISWDSGSTTGTYFRVTYRKSN from the coding sequence ATGAAAGCAATGAAATTCCTTTACATCTTATTCGCGCTATGTATTTTCACCTCCTGTGAAAAAGATGAAGACAAAACCGAAGACTCGCCAATTGTGGGGACTTGGCAAGTGGTAAATTATGAGCGTAAGACCGGTGTAAATGGTACTTGGGCTCCAGTAAGTGATTTGTCCTGCAGATTGCAAGAAAAGCAGACCTACAGTGCCGATGGACAGTTTAGCCAGACCTCAGGAGCTTGTGCCGGCGCAAACACGGGAATATCGGGAACTTGGAAACTCTCTTCCAATCAATCTACCGTGACTTATACCTATACCAAATATACCGGAGATTTCCCACGTACAGTCGAAAAATTGAATGCTAGCGACCTCGTCATCTCATGGGACTCCGGCAGCACTACGGGAACATATTTCCGCGTGACTTATCGCAAATCGAATTAA
- a CDS encoding four helix bundle protein, producing MHNLKEIKVWKKAIKLATEIFLVVSDFPKEEKFGLSNQIKRAAVSVASNIAEGAGRNSNKEFARFLSIANGSCYELLTQITIASKLGLMDKSKSEEICKNIVEIQKMIYGFKKKLKKDV from the coding sequence ATGCATAACCTGAAGGAAATTAAAGTTTGGAAAAAGGCGATAAAGCTTGCGACAGAGATTTTTCTAGTAGTTTCTGATTTTCCAAAAGAAGAAAAATTTGGGTTGTCAAATCAAATAAAGCGGGCAGCAGTGTCGGTAGCATCAAATATCGCTGAGGGAGCAGGAAGGAACTCAAATAAGGAGTTCGCTCGGTTTCTCAGTATTGCGAATGGTTCTTGTTATGAACTTTTAACGCAAATCACGATTGCTTCTAAACTAGGTTTAATGGACAAATCAAAGTCTGAAGAGATATGCAAAAATATCGTCGAGATCCAAAAGATGATCTACGGCTTTAAAAAGAAATTGAAGAAGGATGTTTGA
- a CDS encoding TIGR01777 family oxidoreductase: protein MARIVLAGGTGNLGNLLIPYFREREDEIVVLSRRKMVKHHPGIDFVMWDGETQGEWKEALEGADVLINLSGASINRRFTAKNKKLLYDSRLLPTKALAIAIQSSQNPVKLWINFSGVAIFNGAEELQDEHGKDFGDDFLAKLSLDWEAACTQASTAQTEKVILRMSPVLSKQSGIISELTPLAKLGLAGTIGSGKQVMPWIHEEDFCRLVCWIIDQERREPIYHACSPHPEPNKIFMKTLRQVVGRSIGLPLPAPLAKVGALLKGTDPTLLLETVPVTTNVTLKNGFKFNFPYLHDAIKQLIK from the coding sequence ATGGCAAGAATTGTGTTAGCCGGAGGAACCGGTAATTTAGGTAATCTGTTAATCCCCTATTTTAGAGAACGCGAAGATGAGATCGTTGTCCTTTCGCGAAGAAAGATGGTCAAGCATCATCCGGGGATAGATTTCGTCATGTGGGATGGCGAAACGCAGGGCGAATGGAAGGAAGCCTTGGAAGGTGCCGACGTGCTGATCAACCTAAGTGGTGCCTCCATCAATAGGCGCTTTACAGCGAAAAACAAAAAGCTCCTCTATGATTCTCGATTGTTACCTACTAAAGCACTGGCTATCGCCATCCAATCATCGCAGAACCCTGTTAAACTGTGGATCAATTTCTCGGGAGTGGCGATTTTTAATGGGGCGGAAGAACTTCAAGATGAACATGGCAAGGACTTTGGAGATGATTTCCTGGCTAAGCTTTCTTTAGATTGGGAAGCTGCCTGCACTCAAGCCAGTACAGCTCAAACGGAGAAGGTTATTCTGCGCATGAGCCCCGTATTATCAAAACAGTCAGGTATTATTTCCGAATTAACGCCTTTGGCAAAATTGGGTTTAGCCGGCACTATTGGGTCCGGAAAACAGGTGATGCCCTGGATACACGAGGAAGATTTCTGTCGATTAGTTTGCTGGATTATCGATCAAGAGCGGCGAGAACCCATATACCATGCTTGCAGCCCACATCCTGAGCCGAATAAGATCTTTATGAAAACGCTACGTCAGGTTGTTGGTCGTTCGATCGGTTTGCCCTTGCCGGCGCCGCTTGCCAAGGTCGGAGCACTGCTAAAAGGAACCGACCCTACACTGCTTCTTGAAACTGTTCCTGTAACGACAAATGTTACGCTAAAAAACGGCTTTAAATTTAATTTTCCCTATCTTCACGACGCAATAAAACAGTTGATCAAATAA